The following coding sequences lie in one Caproicibacterium argilliputei genomic window:
- the rpoC gene encoding DNA-directed RNA polymerase subunit beta' — MEFNTLESIKIGLASPEKIREWSHGEVKKPETINYRTLKPERDGLFCERIFGPTKDWECHCGKYKRIRYKGKICDRCGVEVTRAKVRRERMGHIELAAPVSHIWYFKGIPSRMGLILDISPRMLEKVLYFASYIVTDPGDVRELQKKQLLTEKEFRDLREKYEDDFHAGMGAEAIKTLLEEIDLNKESKELKAELETATGQKRVRILKRLEVVEAFRQSGNRPEWMILDVIPVIPPDLRPMVQLDGGRFATSDLNDLYRRVINRNNRLARLLELHAPDIIVRNEKRMLQEAVDALIDNGRRGRPVTGPNNRPLKSLSDLLKGKQGRFRQNLLGKRVDYSGRSVIAVGPELKMYQCGLPKEMALELFKPFVMKRLVETGTEGNIKAARKAVERAKPEVWDALEIVIKNHPVLLNRAPTLHRLGIQAFEPVLVEGRAMKLHPLACTAYNADFDGDQMAVHVPLSSEAQAEARFLMLAAGNLLKPSDGKPVTVPTQDMILGSYWLTLDRDGEKGEGKIFKDVDEAIMAYDAKAIELHAKIKVRRVLEINGEMQEALTDTTVGQIIFNRPIPQDLGFIDRSKPENLFKFEIDFLVGKKQLGKIIEKCIKKHGTARTSEVLDAIKAQGYKYSALSGITVAVCDATIPPQKKEILQKTEERVDLISDQYKNGFLSDAERHAAVISTWNKATDEVSEALQKNLDRYNPIFMMADSGARGSMSQIRQLAGMRGLIANTSGETIEVPIRANYREGLNILEYFISSRGARKGLTDTALRTADSGYLTRRLVDVSQEVIIRENDCGTTEGLEIYDIKEGNEVIESLHERLVGRYLLEDFVDEKTGEVLVSKDKMMNDADADIIVSHGVERIKIRSILACHAKHGVCKKCYGLNLATGTEVTVGEAVGIVAAQSIGEPGTQLTMRNFHTGGIANAEDITQGLPRVEELFEGRKPKHLAIISEIDGKVTFEEIKKNRHVVVTGDDGQSKSYLIPFGSRVTVQEGQNIKAGTRITEGSVNPHDVLAISGVEAVQDYLIEEVQRVYRLQGVDINDKHIEVIVRQMMKKVRVEDAGDTNLLPSSMMEKSEFQAANREIRDRIAAGETGLREATCTPTLLGITKASLATDSFLSAASFQETTRVLTDAAIKGKIDPLMGLKENVIIGKLIPAGTGMKHYANVQLEEKNSESREESLTNTAV; from the coding sequence ATGGAATTTAATACGCTGGAATCAATCAAAATTGGCCTTGCTTCTCCCGAAAAAATCCGCGAGTGGTCCCACGGCGAAGTAAAAAAGCCGGAAACCATCAATTACCGTACCTTAAAGCCCGAACGGGACGGTTTGTTCTGCGAGCGCATTTTTGGGCCGACAAAGGACTGGGAGTGCCATTGCGGCAAGTACAAGCGGATTCGTTACAAGGGCAAAATCTGTGACCGCTGCGGCGTTGAAGTGACGCGCGCAAAAGTCCGTCGCGAGCGCATGGGGCACATTGAGCTTGCGGCTCCGGTATCACACATTTGGTACTTTAAGGGAATTCCGTCCCGCATGGGATTGATCCTGGACATTTCTCCGCGTATGCTTGAGAAAGTTCTGTATTTTGCCAGCTATATTGTGACCGATCCTGGCGACGTGCGGGAGCTGCAGAAGAAACAACTGCTGACAGAAAAGGAATTCCGCGATTTGCGTGAAAAGTACGAGGACGACTTTCACGCAGGCATGGGCGCGGAAGCAATCAAGACACTTTTGGAAGAAATTGACCTCAACAAAGAGTCCAAAGAACTGAAAGCGGAGTTGGAAACCGCGACCGGACAAAAGCGTGTACGCATTTTGAAGCGGTTGGAAGTCGTGGAAGCGTTCCGTCAGTCCGGCAATCGTCCTGAATGGATGATTCTCGATGTCATTCCGGTTATTCCGCCGGATCTGCGTCCTATGGTACAGCTGGACGGCGGCCGCTTTGCGACTTCAGATTTGAATGATCTGTACCGCCGTGTGATTAACCGAAACAATCGTCTGGCGCGGCTGTTGGAGCTGCACGCACCGGATATCATCGTTCGCAACGAAAAGCGGATGCTGCAGGAAGCGGTGGATGCCCTGATTGACAACGGCCGTCGCGGCCGACCAGTGACGGGCCCGAACAACCGCCCGCTGAAGTCTTTGTCTGATTTGCTCAAAGGTAAGCAGGGGCGTTTCCGTCAGAACTTGCTGGGCAAACGTGTTGACTACTCCGGCCGTTCTGTTATTGCCGTTGGTCCGGAACTGAAAATGTACCAGTGCGGTTTGCCGAAGGAAATGGCGCTGGAGCTCTTTAAGCCTTTTGTTATGAAGCGCTTGGTGGAAACCGGAACGGAAGGTAATATCAAGGCGGCACGTAAGGCTGTTGAACGCGCAAAACCGGAAGTTTGGGACGCGCTTGAAATTGTCATCAAGAACCATCCGGTTCTTCTGAACCGTGCGCCGACGCTGCACCGCTTGGGTATTCAGGCGTTTGAGCCGGTGCTGGTGGAAGGCCGTGCCATGAAACTGCATCCGCTTGCCTGTACCGCATACAATGCGGACTTTGACGGCGACCAGATGGCTGTGCATGTGCCGCTTTCCAGTGAAGCACAGGCAGAAGCACGCTTCCTGATGCTGGCGGCAGGCAACCTGTTGAAGCCTTCTGACGGCAAGCCGGTTACGGTGCCGACACAGGATATGATCCTGGGCTCCTACTGGCTGACACTGGATCGTGACGGGGAAAAGGGCGAAGGCAAAATCTTCAAGGATGTGGATGAAGCGATTATGGCTTATGACGCAAAGGCCATTGAGCTGCACGCGAAGATTAAGGTTCGCCGCGTTTTGGAGATTAACGGGGAAATGCAGGAGGCACTGACCGATACTACAGTCGGCCAGATTATCTTCAACCGTCCCATCCCGCAGGATTTGGGCTTCATTGACCGCTCAAAGCCGGAAAATCTCTTTAAGTTTGAGATTGACTTCCTGGTTGGCAAAAAGCAGTTGGGCAAGATCATAGAGAAGTGCATTAAGAAGCACGGTACCGCAAGAACCAGTGAAGTGCTGGATGCCATTAAAGCACAGGGCTACAAGTACTCTGCGCTGTCCGGCATTACGGTTGCTGTCTGCGATGCGACGATTCCGCCGCAGAAAAAAGAAATTCTGCAGAAAACGGAAGAACGTGTCGACTTGATTTCCGACCAGTACAAGAACGGCTTCCTGTCGGATGCAGAGCGCCATGCGGCGGTTATCAGCACTTGGAACAAGGCAACGGATGAAGTTTCTGAAGCACTGCAGAAGAACCTGGATCGCTACAATCCCATTTTTATGATGGCGGATTCCGGCGCGCGTGGTTCCATGAGCCAGATTCGTCAGCTGGCAGGTATGCGCGGCTTGATTGCAAATACCTCCGGTGAAACAATCGAAGTCCCGATTCGCGCCAATTATCGTGAAGGCCTGAACATTCTGGAATACTTCATCTCTTCGCGCGGTGCTCGAAAGGGTTTGACAGATACTGCACTGCGTACAGCTGACTCTGGTTACCTGACCCGTCGTTTGGTTGATGTTTCTCAGGAAGTCATTATCCGTGAGAACGACTGCGGCACAACAGAAGGACTGGAGATTTACGACATCAAAGAGGGCAACGAAGTTATTGAGTCGTTGCATGAGCGTTTGGTGGGGCGCTACCTGCTGGAAGACTTTGTAGACGAGAAGACCGGCGAGGTTTTGGTCAGCAAAGACAAAATGATGAATGATGCGGATGCGGATATCATTGTTTCACACGGCGTTGAGCGTATTAAAATTCGTTCGATTCTGGCGTGTCACGCGAAGCACGGTGTCTGTAAGAAGTGCTATGGCCTGAATTTGGCTACTGGTACGGAAGTGACCGTAGGCGAAGCGGTTGGTATTGTGGCGGCACAGTCTATTGGTGAGCCTGGCACACAGCTGACGATGCGAAACTTCCACACCGGCGGTATTGCGAACGCAGAAGATATTACACAGGGTCTTCCGCGTGTTGAAGAATTGTTTGAAGGGCGCAAGCCGAAGCACCTTGCCATTATCAGCGAAATTGACGGTAAAGTTACTTTTGAGGAAATCAAGAAAAACCGTCATGTGGTGGTTACCGGCGACGACGGCCAGTCTAAGAGTTATCTGATTCCGTTTGGTTCCCGTGTAACTGTGCAGGAAGGACAGAATATCAAGGCCGGCACACGCATTACCGAGGGCTCTGTGAATCCGCATGACGTACTGGCAATCAGCGGCGTTGAAGCGGTACAGGATTACCTGATTGAAGAAGTGCAGCGCGTTTACCGCCTGCAGGGCGTGGATATCAATGATAAGCACATTGAGGTCATTGTGCGGCAGATGATGAAGAAAGTCCGCGTGGAAGACGCGGGAGATACAAATTTGCTGCCGAGCTCCATGATGGAAAAATCAGAGTTTCAGGCTGCCAACAGGGAAATCCGCGACCGCATTGCGGCAGGTGAAACAGGGCTGCGTGAAGCAACCTGCACACCAACCCTGCTTGGTATTACCAAAGCTTCTTTGGCAACAGATTCGTTCCTGTCCGCTGCTTCTTTCCAGGAAACAACCCGTGTGCTGACCGATGCTGCCATCAAGGGCAAAATCGACCCGCTCATGGGCCTCAAGGAAAATGTTATCATCGGCAAGCTGATTCCGGCCGGCACAGGCATGAAGCATTACGCCAATGTGCAGCTTGAAGAGAAAAATTCGGAAAGCAGAGAAGAAAGCTTGACAAATACGGCAGTCTAG